The following are encoded in a window of Bacillus sp. SORGH_AS_0510 genomic DNA:
- the speD gene encoding adenosylmethionine decarboxylase, whose protein sequence is MTIEGKHIIIDGFECDSLHLNNIAFLENLCKKAALDAGMEILYSYFHQFQPQGVTGVLVLSTSHLSIHTWPEERYASLDMYTCGDSDLTAPVNLLLKELSAQKAMIYSIERGAPQPQLIYCNEITTTDNSKGEDKNVSTD, encoded by the coding sequence TTGACCATTGAAGGAAAGCACATAATTATTGATGGATTTGAGTGTGATTCTTTACATTTAAATAACATTGCCTTTTTAGAAAACCTCTGCAAAAAGGCAGCGTTAGATGCTGGAATGGAGATTTTATACTCGTACTTTCATCAGTTTCAACCACAAGGGGTAACGGGTGTCCTGGTTTTATCCACTTCTCATTTATCCATTCATACATGGCCTGAAGAGAGGTATGCGTCACTAGATATGTATACATGTGGTGATTCTGACCTTACTGCCCCTGTCAATTTACTTTTAAAAGAATTGTCTGCCCAAAAAGCCATGATCTACTCTATTGAACGTGGCGCGCCTCAACCCCAATTAATCTACTGTAATGAAATCACCACTACCGACAATTCCAAAGGAGAGGACAAAAATGTTTCGACCGACTAA
- a CDS encoding spermidine synthase encodes MFRPTNAWFSPAFTHTNKPTQQQQQPQQQQSHPKDTNNAIADLWDHIALKTLQQGKHKNLLKVKSDFQDIQIVEARDIRMYLNNQLQFSTLDERIYHEALVHPVFSLTRSRKRVLIVGGGDGLALREVLKYNDVKHVDLVDLDPEVLKAAKHNQSLAAINEYSLHDPRVKLHPMDAVKFLADNPKPYNIIIVDFPDPTDQIISDLYTTEFYSTVNSSLTPDGVFVCQSNSPEDTPIVYWSIGKTIEAAGFRTLSYHTIVPSFGDWGFHIGSPKPITWSGNSVEVPHQTLPSQLKEMAYFPYAMLAGKSKAVINTKKNSVLHSIFKKEVLYLD; translated from the coding sequence ATGTTTCGACCGACTAACGCCTGGTTTTCGCCAGCATTTACCCATACAAATAAACCAACACAGCAGCAACAGCAACCCCAACAGCAACAAAGCCATCCAAAAGACACTAATAATGCCATCGCCGATCTATGGGACCACATTGCCTTAAAAACATTACAACAAGGGAAACACAAAAATCTATTAAAGGTAAAAAGTGATTTCCAGGACATTCAGATTGTCGAAGCCCGTGATATTAGGATGTATTTAAACAATCAGTTGCAATTCAGCACCTTAGATGAGCGAATTTATCATGAAGCATTGGTACATCCCGTCTTCAGTCTTACGCGTTCAAGGAAACGCGTCCTTATTGTAGGCGGAGGTGACGGCCTAGCCTTAAGGGAAGTACTTAAATATAACGATGTAAAACATGTTGACCTTGTGGATCTGGATCCCGAGGTACTTAAAGCTGCCAAGCATAATCAGAGTTTAGCGGCAATTAATGAGTACTCTCTTCACGATCCTCGTGTAAAACTTCATCCGATGGATGCTGTGAAGTTTCTGGCTGACAACCCAAAACCCTACAATATTATTATTGTTGATTTTCCTGATCCGACAGACCAAATTATCAGCGATCTTTATACGACAGAATTCTATTCCACGGTCAACAGCTCTCTAACACCTGACGGAGTGTTCGTTTGTCAATCCAACTCTCCCGAGGATACCCCAATTGTTTATTGGAGTATAGGAAAAACCATTGAAGCTGCAGGATTCCGAACACTCAGTTATCACACTATTGTCCCGTCTTTTGGAGATTGGGGATTTCATATCGGATCGCCTAAACCCATCACTTGGTCAGGAAATAGCGTGGAAGTACCGCACCAAACATTACCTTCTCAGCTAAAAGAAATGGCCTACTTCCCGTATGCAATGTTAGCTGGAAAAAGTAAGGCAGTCATAAACACCAAGAAGAACTCAGTCTTACATTCAATCTTTAAGAAAGAAGTTCTATATTTGGATTGA
- a CDS encoding SCO family protein — protein sequence MKKTWLIFCVFSLTLLTACGINKEEPYHIQPFTFTDQNQKSFGSDQLKGKVWLANFIFTSCETVCPPMTASMAELRAELKKEKLEVEVVSFSVDPTVDTPDVLKEFIRKFTNDESNWHLLTGYSQQEIESFAREEFQTLVQKPKSSNQVIHSTSFYLVDKNGKIFKHYGFQKTHFNEMINDVIKLKE from the coding sequence ATGAAAAAAACGTGGCTGATTTTTTGTGTATTTAGTTTAACTTTATTAACTGCATGCGGGATAAATAAGGAAGAACCTTATCATATCCAACCGTTCACATTTACGGATCAAAATCAGAAGTCGTTTGGTTCTGATCAACTTAAAGGGAAGGTGTGGCTAGCTAACTTTATTTTTACCTCCTGCGAAACAGTTTGTCCGCCAATGACAGCCAGTATGGCAGAACTTCGGGCGGAATTGAAAAAGGAAAAACTCGAAGTAGAGGTGGTATCCTTCAGCGTTGATCCAACGGTAGATACGCCTGATGTATTGAAAGAGTTTATTAGGAAATTCACTAATGATGAGTCAAACTGGCATCTGCTGACGGGCTATAGCCAACAAGAAATTGAGTCGTTTGCTCGAGAGGAATTTCAGACGCTCGTCCAAAAGCCGAAATCATCCAATCAGGTCATACATTCAACTAGTTTTTATCTAGTTGACAAAAATGGGAAGATATTCAAACACTATGGGTTTCAAAAGACTCACTTTAACGAAATGATAAACGATGTTATAAAACTAAAAGAATAG
- a CDS encoding cell wall metabolism sensor histidine kinase WalK: MKKWNRTLSQKVFILILAIIGCTILFAFFFLHFLYKDLYLKSIRESVVYQGENTASHFHYGSLNEELIDKIHWFNVVSEYEVIVVNDYAELNEHFPYQIGENVLINRTDRKKLAQGDYVIKDGYVKEFDRSIVGAVFPILSDKGIIGLIFIYVPLAAMQEVFQGSIPILILAGTIYFLLLFIVVNRIRHSLFKPLTDMQKLSKEVAKGNYSMRLESKNLDEVGQLAEAFNVMSLSLEKQEERKKEFISNVVHELRTPLTYIGGYTQALKQRLYTSKEEAESYLTTIEKETERLNKIVHDLVDLNYLQENLYVIEKEPIAVAQLLFDTLELFQIRLAQQQLLVDVNIDEDIIICGDVKRMEQVFYNIIDNAVKYSVNQSYLRVELLQEEDMMVFRVSNQGNVIAKEDIPRIGERFFRTDKARSRSTGGSGLGLSIVKQIVSLHEGAFSLTSDPVIGTMVTVHIPALQDE; this comes from the coding sequence TTGAAGAAATGGAATAGGACTTTAAGTCAAAAGGTATTTATTCTGATTTTAGCAATTATCGGTTGTACGATCTTATTTGCGTTCTTTTTTCTCCATTTTCTCTATAAAGATTTATATTTAAAAAGCATCCGGGAATCGGTGGTTTACCAAGGCGAAAATACGGCTTCCCATTTTCATTATGGGTCCTTAAATGAGGAGTTAATCGATAAGATACATTGGTTTAATGTCGTTTCTGAGTATGAAGTCATTGTTGTAAATGACTATGCTGAGTTGAATGAGCATTTTCCCTATCAAATAGGAGAAAACGTACTGATCAATCGTACGGACAGGAAAAAACTAGCCCAAGGGGACTATGTTATTAAAGATGGCTACGTGAAAGAATTTGACCGTAGTATTGTTGGTGCGGTCTTCCCGATTTTAAGTGATAAAGGCATCATTGGATTGATATTTATTTATGTTCCGCTTGCAGCGATGCAGGAAGTCTTCCAAGGGAGTATCCCCATCCTCATCCTTGCTGGCACAATCTATTTTCTGTTGTTGTTTATTGTAGTGAATCGCATTCGTCATTCATTATTTAAACCACTAACCGATATGCAAAAGCTCTCGAAAGAAGTGGCTAAAGGAAATTACTCTATGCGTCTGGAATCGAAAAATCTTGATGAAGTTGGACAACTGGCGGAAGCATTCAATGTCATGAGTCTATCCTTGGAAAAACAAGAAGAACGAAAGAAGGAGTTTATCTCCAATGTGGTTCATGAATTAAGGACACCCTTAACCTACATAGGCGGGTATACCCAAGCGCTTAAACAACGTTTATATACTTCTAAAGAGGAAGCGGAGAGTTATTTAACCACGATTGAAAAGGAAACGGAGCGCTTAAACAAGATTGTTCATGACTTGGTTGACTTGAATTACTTACAGGAAAATCTATATGTAATTGAGAAGGAACCGATTGCGGTCGCTCAGCTTCTGTTTGATACACTTGAACTTTTTCAAATTCGCTTAGCTCAACAGCAGCTTCTTGTGGATGTAAATATTGATGAAGACATCATTATTTGTGGGGATGTCAAACGAATGGAGCAAGTTTTCTATAATATTATTGATAATGCAGTCAAATATTCTGTGAATCAGAGTTACTTAAGAGTGGAACTGCTTCAGGAAGAGGATATGATGGTTTTTCGTGTCTCTAATCAAGGAAATGTGATTGCGAAAGAAGATATCCCTAGAATTGGGGAACGGTTTTTTCGAACAGATAAGGCAAGAAGCCGGTCTACTGGCGGTTCCGGATTAGGGTTATCGATTGTAAAGCAAATTGTAAGTTTGCATGAAGGGGCATTTTCACTGACGAGTGATCCTGTGATTGGGACGATGGTGACCGTTCATATCCCAGCTTTACAGGACGAATAA
- a CDS encoding response regulator transcription factor encodes MMIVDDEEQMRGLVKTFLENEGYTVIQASNGMEALSKLHKVTIDLLLVDIMMPYMDGFTFAEEVKKIHDIPLIFLSAKGEEWDKVYGLRIGGDDYIVKPFHAGELLARIESVLRRTKSAAWSTARFKIGPLVLDAESHTALLDGQSLSLTLKEYELLYLLARNKGKLFTREQLLHSIWGHNYTGSERTVDTHVKTLRLKLKEHGTLIQTIWGKGYKFEV; translated from the coding sequence ATCATGATCGTCGATGACGAAGAACAAATGCGAGGTTTAGTGAAAACATTTCTTGAAAATGAAGGATATACCGTTATCCAAGCTTCGAACGGAATGGAAGCTCTTAGTAAACTACATAAAGTTACCATCGATCTATTACTAGTGGATATTATGATGCCATATATGGATGGATTTACTTTTGCCGAAGAAGTAAAAAAAATTCATGACATCCCCCTAATTTTTCTATCAGCCAAAGGGGAAGAATGGGATAAGGTCTATGGCTTACGAATCGGCGGCGATGATTATATCGTCAAGCCTTTCCATGCGGGGGAATTATTGGCTCGAATCGAATCGGTCTTAAGAAGAACAAAGAGTGCTGCTTGGTCAACCGCTCGCTTTAAGATCGGACCGTTGGTGTTGGATGCGGAGTCCCACACAGCATTGCTCGATGGTCAATCTCTTTCTTTAACGTTAAAGGAATATGAGCTCCTTTATTTACTAGCGAGAAATAAAGGAAAGCTGTTTACGCGAGAACAGCTTTTACATTCGATTTGGGGTCATAACTACACAGGAAGTGAACGAACCGTTGATACTCATGTAAAGACCTTAAGGTTAAAGCTTAAAGAGCATGGCACACTCATTCAGACGATATGGGGGAAAGGCTACAAATTTGAGGTGTAA
- a CDS encoding PepSY domain-containing protein, with protein MEAVKLNTATQSHKQVNTSLYKAIWRWHFYAGIIFAPFLIILSITGSIYLFKPQIEQVLYHDYYTVTPQGDRVSADQQIGEVKRFYPHALVTKYQPGESATRTSEVGILSNNKSLTIFINPYTGKKVGELNKEDRIMNKIEEFHGELMAGTLGDRIVELAACWTIVLIITGLYLWFPNKKQSLLGVLIPRLTKGKQILRRDLHAVPAVWLTVGMFFLVMTGLPWSGFWGSHFQTIATNSGEGYPPSIWGGDAPTSTVKTKDIAEVPWAAENLDVPASKIQGFIPLPIDEVIKIAKREGIHPSYTISIPQDQTSVYTLSAYPPKAEDEVTLHVDQYTGAVLADYRFENYGLVGKIVAWGITLHKGTQFGFVNQLISLLICLGIMFVAVSGCYLWWKRKPKQALGAPKAPSMKNMKVFLLILIGLGILFPLVGLSLIAVWLIDWLIIQRIPVMKRFLNA; from the coding sequence ATGGAAGCAGTTAAATTAAACACGGCAACGCAAAGTCATAAGCAGGTCAATACCTCTCTTTATAAAGCCATATGGCGTTGGCATTTTTATGCGGGAATTATTTTTGCACCTTTTCTTATTATTCTTTCTATCACAGGTTCAATCTATTTATTTAAGCCACAAATTGAACAAGTGCTCTATCACGACTACTATACTGTTACTCCACAGGGAGATAGAGTATCAGCAGATCAGCAAATTGGGGAAGTAAAGAGGTTCTATCCTCATGCTCTAGTCACAAAATATCAGCCCGGAGAAAGTGCTACACGGACCAGCGAAGTCGGCATTCTCTCAAATAATAAGTCTCTCACCATTTTTATAAATCCTTATACAGGAAAAAAGGTCGGTGAGTTAAATAAAGAAGATCGGATCATGAATAAAATTGAAGAATTTCACGGTGAATTAATGGCTGGTACGCTGGGTGACCGAATTGTTGAGTTAGCGGCGTGCTGGACCATCGTGTTAATCATTACGGGACTTTATTTATGGTTTCCTAATAAGAAGCAAAGTCTTTTAGGAGTACTTATCCCTAGATTGACAAAGGGAAAACAGATTCTGAGAAGAGATTTACATGCGGTACCTGCGGTTTGGCTCACTGTGGGAATGTTCTTTTTAGTTATGACAGGATTGCCATGGTCAGGCTTCTGGGGTAGTCACTTTCAAACGATTGCCACCAATTCTGGTGAAGGATATCCGCCGTCGATTTGGGGAGGAGATGCCCCAACTTCTACAGTTAAAACCAAAGACATTGCAGAGGTTCCATGGGCTGCTGAGAACTTAGATGTACCTGCCTCTAAGATTCAAGGCTTTATCCCACTGCCCATTGATGAAGTGATTAAGATCGCTAAACGTGAAGGAATTCATCCAAGCTATACAATTTCCATTCCACAGGACCAAACAAGCGTTTACACTTTATCTGCCTATCCACCAAAAGCTGAAGATGAGGTCACCCTACATGTTGATCAATACACAGGGGCGGTCTTAGCTGATTATCGTTTTGAAAATTACGGTCTCGTGGGAAAAATCGTGGCTTGGGGTATCACCTTACATAAAGGGACACAATTCGGTTTTGTCAATCAATTGATTAGTCTTCTGATTTGTTTAGGGATAATGTTCGTCGCTGTAAGTGGATGTTATTTATGGTGGAAACGCAAGCCGAAACAAGCTCTAGGTGCCCCTAAAGCCCCTAGTATGAAAAACATGAAAGTCTTCCTACTCATATTAATAGGTTTAGGGATTTTATTTCCATTAGTAGGTTTATCGCTTATTGCTGTCTGGCTAATAGACTGGTTGATCATTCAAAGAATACCTGTTATGAAGCGATTCCTGAATGCATAA